One Deinococcus radiopugnans ATCC 19172 DNA segment encodes these proteins:
- a CDS encoding carbohydrate ABC transporter permease, with protein sequence MARSQPFNARQPRARYSLRDTLLSYGFLAPALILLTLFTFYPLAYGSYLGFTEYGGARFAQGLAPKWIGLENFRTLAADPLFLTALGNSVKYLVIVPVLQLASLSVAVLVNKNLPGMAFFRAAYYIPVVTSISLAAVMWDWVYNKEGTLNWALGVLHLIPEGSFFGWLNNEQTAFWAVMLVTFWRGFGYYMVLYLAGLQSIPAELEEAAVLDGANSWKRFWSITVPLMKPTILLCSLLSTIAALRVLEEVLVLTNGGPLNSTYTALMYVYSKAFQGFNFDYGLASAAGLVVAVVALLLSVVNFRLFHESDGGEA encoded by the coding sequence ATGGCCCGTTCACAGCCCTTCAATGCCAGACAACCTCGCGCCAGATACTCGCTGCGGGACACGCTGCTGTCCTACGGTTTTCTGGCTCCGGCGCTGATCTTGCTCACCCTGTTCACCTTTTACCCGCTGGCCTACGGCTCGTACCTGGGGTTCACCGAGTACGGCGGGGCGCGCTTTGCCCAGGGGCTGGCCCCCAAATGGATCGGGCTGGAGAATTTCCGCACGCTGGCTGCCGATCCGCTGTTTCTCACGGCGCTGGGCAACAGCGTCAAATATCTGGTGATCGTGCCGGTGCTGCAACTGGCCTCGCTGAGCGTGGCTGTGCTGGTCAACAAGAATTTGCCCGGCATGGCCTTTTTCCGGGCCGCGTATTACATCCCGGTGGTCACCAGCATCTCGCTGGCCGCCGTCATGTGGGACTGGGTGTACAACAAGGAAGGCACGCTGAACTGGGCGCTGGGCGTGCTGCACCTCATCCCCGAGGGCAGTTTCTTCGGCTGGCTGAACAACGAGCAGACCGCCTTCTGGGCCGTGATGCTGGTGACCTTCTGGCGCGGCTTCGGCTATTACATGGTGCTGTATCTGGCCGGACTTCAGAGCATTCCCGCCGAGCTGGAGGAGGCCGCGGTCTTGGACGGCGCAAATTCCTGGAAGCGTTTCTGGAGCATCACGGTGCCGCTGATGAAACCCACCATCTTGCTGTGCAGCCTGCTGTCCACCATCGCCGCGCTGCGCGTGCTGGAGGAAGTGCTGGTGCTGACCAACGGTGGTCCGCTGAACAGCACCTACACGGCGCTGATGTACGTGTATTCCAAGGCGTTCCAGGGCTTCAATTTTGATTACGGTCTGGCGAGCGCCGCCGGACTGGTGGTGGCGGTGGTGGCGCTGCTGCTGTCGGTGGTCAATTTCCGGCTGTTCCATGAAAGCGATGGGGGAGAGGCATGA